A region of Scylla paramamosain isolate STU-SP2022 chromosome 25, ASM3559412v1, whole genome shotgun sequence DNA encodes the following proteins:
- the LOC135113183 gene encoding heme-binding protein 2-like isoform X1: MVMSAILKDLRAAFGDVEAAPYSVVVQRGGYEERVYPARRWVCTTMAGPSRHDLVTPMFRRLFCYISGRNDPNVRIDMTTPVVTLVEPKRSEGEKNGEESEDRKTSHTTSNGTSSPTSPSSSSSTSTSTSTSTSPSPSSPSSPSSSSSSSLPVYTMGFLIPASHQETPPPSSDKNIFIEDRPLLVVLCRRFSGYMNDEVVAKELSALHQSIINNGEEEGVDFSRYYVAGYDPPFKLLGRRNEVWVVKKVNEKRLNGCNGSDVSLNGVMVKEEELGDDDMLHLVTENGNDEVMLS; this comes from the exons GGCTATGAGGAGCGAGTGTACCCGGCCCGGCGATGGGTCTGCACTACAATGGCAGGCCCTAGCAGACACGACCTGGTGACCCCCATGTTCAGGAGGCTCTTCTGCTACATTTCCGGCAGGAACGACCcga ACGTAAGAATCGACATGACAACCCCAGTCGTCACATTAGTGGAGCccaagaggagtgagggagagaagaacggagaggagagtgaggacaGAAAGACATCACACACCACCTCAAACGGCACGTCCTCTcctacttccccttcctcctcctcctccacctccacctccacttccacctccacttctccctccccctcctccccctcctccccctcttcctcgtcctcctcctcactgcctGTGTACACAATGGGTTTCCTCATCCCCGCGTCCCACCAGGAGACGCCGCCGCCGTCCTCTGATAAGAATATTTTCATTGAGGACCGCCCGCTGTTAGTGGTgctctgcag GCGGTTCAGCGGGTACATGAATGACGAGGTGGTTGCCAAGGAACTTTCTGCTCTACACCAGTCAATAATCAAcaacggagaggaggagggagtggactTCTCGAGGTATTACGTGGCTGGCTACGATCCGCCCTTCAAGCTACTGGGGAGGCGGAACGAGGTGTGGGTGGTAAAGAAAGTGAACGAGAAGAGGCTGAACGGGTGCAATGGAAGTGATGTGTCGCTGAATGGTGtaatggtgaaggaggaggagctgggagATGACGATATGCTGCATCTGGTTACTGAGAATGGGAACGATGAAGTGATGCTATCCTGA